The sequence below is a genomic window from Salicibibacter cibarius.
CTTTCTTCCCCTCTGAATCGAGCCATTCGAGCGTTTCCTCCCATTCATCTTCTGTCAGCTGCGATTGAAACAACGCGATCTCGGCCAACAAAACGGGCGCCCTTGAGATGGGATCGCGTAAATGGTTGCCGGTATCGACGAGGGTCGTTGCCTTGATAGCTTCCGTCTGCTCATTCATTTTGATGATCACATCCGCGAACTGGGCAGCTGTTTTCTTTTCCTGTTTAAGCACACGCTTGCTTAATTCAGCAAAAAGAATGACGACCGGTAACGCGGATAAAACGAGCAGTCCGTGCATATCATCAAACAGCACCCAACGGGCGGATGAACGCCATGTTTCCAAAAGTTCAGACGTTTGCCAAAACATGGCCATCGCCATAACGACACCGCCCGTAAGCCAAGAAATAAAATAAAACAATACAACGGTCTTGGCAAAACGTGTAAATGTTTGAAAACCGAACGCCAACAGAATCGTACCCATACAAATAATGCCTTGCGCGATCGGATGCAATAAAAATTCTCCATAAGCCGTTAGCCACATAAACAACGGGAGACCTGAACAGGCTGCGGCGATGAATAGTCGCCTTTTTTTTGTTTGGTAACCGATCCATTTAGCCGTCATATAGAGCAAACTGACAGTTACGGCCGTGTTTAATGCATAGATGAT
It includes:
- a CDS encoding sigma-E processing peptidase SpoIIGA; protein product: MTLYIDIIYALNTAVTVSLLYMTAKWIGYQTKKRRLFIAAACSGLPLFMWLTAYGEFLLHPIAQGIICMGTILLAFGFQTFTRFAKTVVLFYFISWLTGGVVMAMAMFWQTSELLETWRSSARWVLFDDMHGLLVLSALPVVILFAELSKRVLKQEKKTAAQFADVIIKMNEQTEAIKATTLVDTGNHLRDPISRAPVLLAEIALFQSQLTEDEWEETLEWLDSEGKKGKMKWEERMKLIPYRTVGREHGFIFAVSAAEVVIVADGERQGHKNVLIGFENRKLSAEGRFQCITPPDLLPNTAGLDSAS